Genomic window (Thiosulfatimonas sediminis):
AAAGTTCGCAATTCCCCCTGTTTGTTAAAGGTTGTTATTTATGTAATTAAGTTACATAAATAACAAATTTGCGTCCAATTTAATTGTTAACTCTTTGTTATTTAAGGTTTTTAGGCTGGGTTTAAGCAGATTAGGGATGTCTTTAATAACTAATTCTTATTTATACATACAAAGTTTTTAATAACGCATGGGCTTGTAGAGTGATAAATTTGCCAGCGTAAAAATTCTTGACGGTAAATAAGGTTTACTCGCTAATGAATTCAGAATTCTTTACAAAAAAATAAAAACACTATGGAGACTCTAAATGAAAAAGACGCTACTACTTGCGAGCATCGCGGCAGCATTCACTACCCCTGCAATGGCAGAAAATACTATCTACGGTGATTTCCGTGCATCGGTTTTAACTGGTGACATGGCTGGTGCTACAGATTCTGCTTTTGTAAACAACGCTTCTCGTATTGGGATTAAAGGTTCTCAAGGCGAAGGTGATTTGAAAGCGATTTACCACATTGAAATGGGCGCTAACAATGACGCTGCTACAACGCCACTAACAAGCCGTTTCTATTTTGCCGGTCTTCAAGGATCAATGGGTAAATTGATTTACGGTCGTCTTTCTACTCCATACAAAATGACGGGCGTTAAACAAGACCCGTTCTACGATACTTCTGCGGGTACTGCAAACGGTGGTTCTAACTACGGTTCTTCTAACCTAATTAATGGTTTCTCGGAAAACTCATTTGCATACTACTCACCAAAAATGGGTGGTCTAACTTTTAACGCTAGCTACTCTATGAGTGAAACTGCTGGTGTTGATGCTGGCGCAGGTGTAGGTGTTGAATATGCAGCAGGCGGCATGAAATTTGGTGTTAACCATATGATGTTAGACAAGAATGGAACAACTCCAGTAGCCGGTTCTGCAAACATTGATTCTGCAACGCGTGTATACGCTGGTGCAAACATGGGTGCATTGAATGTTAACCTATCTTACGAAATGTTAGATGATGCTGGTGATACAACATTGACTCAAATCAATGCAACGTACAACGCGACTAAATCTATGAAGCTAGCGGCTTCTTACGGTATGGTTGACTCTGATAATGCGGCAGCAACTGGTCGTCATGCAGACGGCGATAACATCACTGTTGGTGCATTCTACAATGTACTGCCAAAAACAACAGTACACGCGTTATACACTAACACAGACTTCACTTCTGCAGCTCAAACTGATCGTGACGGTGTAGCTCTGGGTGTTAAACAAGCGTTCTAATTTTTAAGAACCGCTCTGTTTTGCAAAGTAAAAAGCCGACGTTATGTCGGCTTTTTGCGTTTACGCAAGACGAAAACTTAATCGTCTTGTCTGTCTTCTTGATAGTGTTTAACCCATTCTGGGTCGAAACTGAGTTGCTCTAACTCTAATCCTAAATGTGTCATTTTTTGTTCTAGTTGACGTTTTTCCACTTCCATATCCAATAAAGCACTGCTGTTTTGTTCAAACTGATGCATTTGGGTTAAGCCAAGATGATAAAAACGCAAAATTTTCATCGCTTGTGGATCGTCTTTTTGCACCGCTTCTTGAATGTGACGCAGACGGTTGGTGACGTGCATCAGATTGCGTTTTAGGCGAAAACCGTACATCGCCTCGGCCATAATCGGCTTGTCGGCCATGAATTTTTTAACGATAACAGCGGTGATCAACAAGCCGACGAAAGCGCCGAGAAAATTCAGCACCAACTTATTGCTGTTGTATTCGCTTAGATAATGCACGCTCAGACTGGCAAATAGAAAGCCGATGACAATAAAAATCGCCAGCATGACTAAGGTCGCATTACGTGATTTACGGCGATAAATTATGGCGTCAATGGGTTCGATGGTAAACATAATAACTCCCGATTATTGATAAGAATAACCGGGGTATTGTAGTTTGTTTGACGGGATTTTAAAGCCTACTCGGTGACAATAGCCGCACAGCGACCCTTGTTATGCTTGGGGCTTGTTTACGGCAGGATTTTTCCGGTGGTATCAATGTCGTGGTAACGTTTACACGCATCCAGCATATATTGGCTACAGGCAATGCTGTAAAGTTTTTTTGCTTCGATTAAATCTTGTTTAATCACTGTTTTATAGCCGGTTGCGTACATGTTGCCTAGCGCAAAACTGCCTTGTGGCGATTTTTGAATCGCAGAGGCTTTGAGTAGGTCGATGGCCTGAATTTCAGGTTTATTGATTTTGCCTTCTAAAATCCATTTGGACATAATCACTTTGGCTTGTGCATTGTCTTTGGCCACGGCTTTTTCTAGCCAGTTTTGCGCCTGTTTAAAATCCGCCTTCACTTGCGGCGCACCGCTTTGATAAATCATCGCTAGGCGCGTCATTGCTAAAGGTTCGCCGCGTTGTGCGGCTTTTTCAAACCAAAAGACGGCATTTTTAACATTTTGTTGCACGCCAACACCATCGGAATACATCACGCCGGTGTTATAAAGCGCCAAAGAGTAGACTGGGTCTTGTAAGTTTTCGTTGAGCACTTGGCGCGACAGTTCGCGGTGCCAGAAAAAGGACTGCTCGTAATCGACCATATTGGAATTAACCGCATCGCCATAGACGCGCGCTAACTGATAACGCGCTTGCGGATTACCCTGAATGGCGGCTTTACAGACCTCCAAGGCTTCGCCTTGAAACGTTTGTAAACAGGCGTTTTGGTTAAAGGCATAAGCGTTACTGCCTGCAAAAGTGATACAAGCCGCCAAAACGCTCTGTGTAAGACGTTGCGCACGCTTGTGCGGCTGGCGAGACGAGGTGAAGAATACTTGGCTAAGAGAGTTCATAGTGTGCTTTCTGTTCTTTGAATTGTTTTCTATTTTATTGATTTATAAAGGGAATTTTTTCACCTACTAAGCGAAGGCGTAGTGTCAATTCCCTTTGTTTTCAGCAAGGGGCTGCATAACGTTTTTACTCGTGGGTCAACTATAGCGGATGCCATCAATCGGTACAATATCGGATTCTACGTACTCCATGCAGAAGCGGGTCATAAACTCAGTTTTTATAAAGTTTAATCGTGTTTGTCTCTTTTCATTCGTGAGCTTAGTCGCTATACTTCGTGAAAATTTTGTCGGAGTGCCTTTAGACATAGGCTGAGATCGCGCAAGCGGGATCCGTTGAACCTGATCTGGTTAGGACCAGCGAAGGGAACAAGTGTATGGCACTTTCGCCATGCAACACAAAACGAACAAGCCTGACGAATAAATCTTGGCTGAGTTTAGTTTTCAACAATTTATCTCAAACTGTCTACTGAGCTTCTTCGCCTTTTTCGTTAATGTAAAACAGGCAGAGAGTCATGAGTTCAACTGAAAATTCCTTAAACCGTAAAGCCACTGATCGTCGCGAGCGCCGTGCTGCTGCGGAAGCCTTCATCCAAAACGTCTCCGGACAATCCTTTCCAAGTTCCAAAAAAATCTACGTTCCTGGTAAATTGCACGCCATCCAAGTGGGTATGCGTCAAATTAGCTTGAGCGATACCTATGTTTCTGGGCCGGAAGACAATCCGGTTTTAGAAAAGAATGAACCGATTAACGTTTACGACACCTCCGGTGCTTATACTGACCCCAGTGTGCAAATTGATGTCTATCAGGGGTTGCCAAAATTGCGCGCTGCTTGGGTTGCCGAACGTGGCGATACTGAAATATTGGATTCGGTCACCTCAAAATTCACCCAAGAGCGGATGGCCAACGCGGGTCTGGATCATATTCGTTTTGAGAACCTGCCGCCAGTGCGCCGTGCGCAACCGGGTAAAAATGTCACTCAGATGCACTACGCGCGCCAAGGGATTATCACCCCAGAGATGGAATACATCGCTATCCGTGAGAATATGCAGCGCGCGGAAGTACGGGAACAGATGATTACCCAGCAACATCCGGGACAATCGTTTGGCGCCAGTATTCCTAAAGACATTACGCCGGAGTTCGTGCGTGATGAAGTGGCACGCGGTCGCGCAGTCATTCCTTGCAATATTAACCATCCAGAATCTGAGCCGATGATTATCGGGCGCAACTTTCTAATTAAGGTAAACGCAAACATAGGTAACTCTTCGGTGGGATCTTCGATTGCCGAAGAAGTCGAAAAATTGGTTTGGGCGACTAAGTGGGGTGCGGATACCGTGATGGATCTGTCTACCGGACGTAATATCCATGAAACTCGCGAGTGGATCATGCGCAACTCGCCGGTGCCGATTGGCACTGTGCCAATTTATCAAGCGTTGGAAAAAGTAAATGGCATCGCCGAAGATTTAACGTGGGAAATTTTTCGCGATACTTTAATCGAGCAAGCTGAACAGGGTGTGGATTACTTTACGATTCACGCTGGTGTTCTGCTACGTTATGTACCGATGACCGCGAAACGCGTCACCGGTATCGTCTCGCGTGGCGGATCAATTATGGCCAAATGGTGCTTAGCGCACCATCAAGAAAACTTCTTATATACGCATTTTGAAGAAATTTGCGAAATCATGAAAGCCTATGACGTTAGCTTCTCTTTAGGGGATGGTTTGCGCCCGGGGTCGATTGCCGATGCAAATGACGCGGCGCAGTTTGCCGAACTGGAAACGCTTGGCGAGCTCACTAAAATTGCGTGGCAACACGATGTGCAGGTGATTATCGAAGGCCCTGGGCACATTCCATTGCACATGATTAAAGAGAACGTCGAGAAGCAGTTGGAAGTGTGTGGCGAAGCGCCTTTCTATACGCTTGGGCCGCTAACCACCGACATTGCACCGGGTTACGATCACATTACGTCCGGTATCGGCGCGGCCAATATCGGTTGGTACGGTTGTGCGATGCTGTGTTATGTGACGCCGAAAGAGCATTTAGGGTTGCCAAATAAAGAAGACGTTAAAGAAGGTTTGATGGCCTATAAAATTGCCGCGCACGCTGGTGATTTGGCCAAAGGTCATCCGGGGGCACAAATTCGCGATAACGCTTTATCGAAAGCGCGTTTTGAGTTCCGCTGGGTTGATCAATTTAACTTGGGATTGGATCCGGAACGTGCGCGTGAGTATCATGATGAAACCATCCCGCAAGAGTCCGGTAAAGTGGCGCACTTCTGTTCAATGTGTGGGCCGAAATTCTGTTCGATGAAAATCTCGCAAGAAGTGCGTGATTACGCTGCAGAGCAAGAAGCGGCAGGGCAAATAACTGAAATTTCGTTAGATGAAATCAAACAAGGCATGAAACAAAAATCGCAAGAATTTATTCAGTCCGGTAGCGAAATTTACCAGAAGGAAGCCTGATTTATGGCGGAGGCTTTGCCACGAATTGCGATTGTTGGTGCCGGTCTGCTTGGGCGTTTGCTTGCCTTTCAATTGCGCGCCGATGCCCAAATCACGCTGTTTGACCAAGATTCTGGCGCTGCAGAACAGAGTGCGGCTTATTTAGCCGCGGCGATGTTAGCGCCTTTGGCGGAATCGGCGGAGAGCAGTCACGGCATTATGGCGCTGGGTGAGGAATCGCTTAAGCTCTGGCCAAAGATTTTGCAGCAGTTACACGAACCGGTGTTTTTCCAGCAACAAGGCTCGCTCTTAGTGGCTTTTGAGCAGGACCGCGCTTGTCTGACCCAGCTGCAACGCAATCTAAAAGGCGATAACTACCAACGTGTCGATAAAGCCCAGATACACGCTTTGGAGCCGGAGATTAATTCGCGTTTTCAACAAGGCCTGTTCTTGCCGGATGAAGGGCAGTTAGACAATCGAGAATTATTGCGCGTATTAGCGACAAGTTTACGCAAATACGCCAGTATTGATTGGCATTGTCACGCTAAGGCAGAGATTCAAGCTCAGCGCTTAGTGGTCAATGGCAAAGTGCTGCAGGGATTTGATTGGATTGTTGATTGTCGTGGTCTGGGCGCTAAAGCTCAGCAAAGCGATTTACGCGGCGTGCGCGGCGAAGTTCTGCGGTTATATGCACCCCAAGTGACTTTGCAGCGACCGCTACGCTTAATGCATCCGCGTTATCCTTTGTATATCGCTCCCAAAGCGAATCATCATTTTGTGGTCGGTGCGACACAACTGGAGAGCGAAGATGCACGACAGCCGACAGTACGTTCCACTTTAGAGCTGTTGTCGGCTTGTTTTTCGGTGCATAGCGGTTTTGCCGAAGCGGAAATTCAATACAACCAATCCGGTTTGCGTCCGGCCTATGTGGATAATGAGCCACAAATGCGTGTTAGCGGAAAGGTAATCAGTCTTAACGGCCTTTATCGTCACGGCTATTTACTCTCGCCGGTGATGGTTGATTTGTGCCGTAATTATTTACTGGGTAATCGTCTTAATCCGTTGTATCTGCAGCAGATTCCGACGATTCTGCAAGAGTCAGCGCCAGAAATTTTGGAGTTTGCATGAAGATTATTCTGAACGGTGAAGCTCGGCAACTTAGTGAACCTTGTTCGTTAGAAATGGCGTTGCAAAGCTGTGCGCCTAATGTGCGTAATGTGCCTTTTGTGGTGATGCTTAATAAAGAGTTTATTCCGCGTTCGCAATATGCCAATTCTGAATTAAAAGAGGGCGATGAACTGGAAATCATCGGAGCAATTCAAGGCGGTTAAAGCGCTTTTATAGGAAAGGCTATGTTAGATATTTATGGTACTCAGTTGCCAAGTCGGATGTTAATTGGCAGTGCGCTTTACCCATCGCCACACGTTATGCAAGAAAGTATTCGTTTAAGTGGCGCTCAAGTGGTGACTCTGTCCTTAAGTCGGCAAAACCCGCAAGCGTTAGGCGGTTCTGGCGGTGAAAATTTCTGGAATATCATTCAATCTTTGGGGTTACATTTATTGCCGAATACCGCGGGTTGTCATTCTGTTAAAGAAGCGGTGACTATGGCGCAGATGAGTCGCGAACTCTTCCAAACTGACTGGATTAAATTGGAGCTGGTCGGCGACGATTTTAACCTGCAACCCGATCCAATTGATTTGGTGAAAGCCACGGAAATTCTGCTCAACGACGGCTTTAAAGTGCTGCCGTATTGCACTGACGATTTGGTCATTGCGCGTCACTTGGTCGAGCTGGGTTGTAAGGTGATTATGCCGTGGGGGTCGCCGATTGGCACCGGCAAAGGCATCTTAAACCCCTATGCCATTCAAGCGATTCGTGACCGTTTTCCGGACATAACCATGATTATCGACTCCGGTATCGGCAAACCATCACACGCTATGCAAGCGATGGAAATGGGCATTGACGGCATACTCTTAAACACCGCCGTCGCCCATGCACAAAATCCGCAGTTAATGGCGCAAGCTTTCAAAGGTGCAATCGAAGCAGGCCGCCTTGGTTACGAAGCCGGAATCATGGCCGAACAGGCCTCGGCACAACCGAGCACGCCAACACTTGATTCACCGTTTTGGCACTCCGCCTAGCGTCTCAAGTTTTATTGAGAGAAATTAAAAGCCACTTATCTTTTTTGATAAGTGGCTTTTTTGCTTTTATATAAGAAAAAATAGGTATGATAGTCGAAAAGTTGACGAGACATAGAACAGGTTCAAACGGCTTCACGCACAAAGAGTTTAAATGACCAAGGCGATTGTTTGCGCGCATATCTAGATTTGACAAAGCAAGAAAAACAGCGCAGTTAATTTTTCAAAGTTGGTATGAGATGGATTTGCAAGCCTAGAAATCGCACTCTGCAAGACCGTGCCGAAGTCAATATGGATTTACTCGGTGTCTCACCCGTGTTCAGTTATAAAAATTATAAGTAAAAAATATCAATAGAAGACACTGCTGTTCGACTTGTGAATAAGCTAAAGTATGAATTGTTTAGTTTTTTATGTACTCGAAGAGTAAAACAGTTTGAGTGGCGAATAGGAGCCGTTTAATTTGAAAAATAAAAAAACCATATTAGTCATTGATGATGATGAAGTCATGTTAGAAGTGCTTAAGTCAAAGCTAGAAGATGATTTTGACGTCATACTCTCTTTATCTGCTGAGAGTGCGCTTGAAGTTCTTGAAAACACTGTCCCAGATATGATTGTTTTGGATATTTCAATGCCGGAAATGGACGGTTTTACGCTCTGTAGAATTTTAAAACATAATCCAGAACTGTCTCATATTCCAGTGATGTTTATGACAGCTTCTGAAGAAGCTTATTCAATGATTAGAGCTTTTCAGGTCGGCGGTGTCGACTTTATGGTAAAGCCTGTGAATCCAGTTGAACTAGAAGTACGAATCACTTTGCATATAGCCCATGCTGAAGAAAAAGTTGCACTTATTGAACAGAATATAGAGCAAAGAGAAGAGATTGAATTTTTGTATAAAGAGCTCAGCAAGAATGACAAACTTATGCGTGACACGAGCAAAGGGCAAAATCAATCATTTGTTGACAAAGCCAACTTCCAACAAAGAATGAATGAAACGACGGAAAAAAATCAACAAGCTTTAATGAAGTTGAATGACCTTATTCGAAAACAGGAAGCGTTAATTGAAGCAACGAAAAAAACGATGAGAATGTAGAGGCTAGCTAAAATGATTACTTCTGCATCGTGTGATTTTGCATGCTTAAGCTCACACCTAACGCAGTGTTTTTATGTCTTGATTTGACAATTTTTGCGTTAATAATCAACGGACTCGGGGAAGCGCTGAGAAAAATCAATCTGATTTAATTATAGATTTCTTAGCTACCTTTTTACTGAGAGGCTTATACCAAATACTGGCTTATTAAGTTTCTCATACGATAATATGTTTGTTTGGAAACAAAAACATGAAAAATAAAGGGTTGAATTGATGAGTAACAACAATTCTTTTTGGGTTGTATTGGGGGCTTCTGCTGGCGGGTTAGAGGCCTTGACTGAATTTTTACATTCATTTAAAAAGGTTTCTGACTCCTACTTTTTTATTGCTCAGCATTTAGATCCAAAGCACCCAACGATTCTTAAAGATTTGTTGAGTCGTACGACAGATATGACAGTTGAACTCTTGGATGAAGACATTACTCCACAGAAAGGGATAATTTATATTATTGCCCCCGGTCATAATGCGGTCTTTAAGAAAGATAAAGTTGTACTGTCACCAGCCGCGGCCGTAGGCCCGAAACCCTCGATTGATTATTTTTTACAATCTTTAGCAAGCGAAATTGGTGAAAAAGCGATTGTTGTTATTCTGTCAGGAACTGGCTCAGATGGAGCGCAGGGTGCTTTAGCTGTTAAAGCCGGCAACGGAACCGTTTTTGCTCAGGATCCAAAGACAGCAAGATACCGTGGGATGCCTGAAGCGACGATTGAAATCGGAGCCGCTGATTTGGTGCTAGCGCCAGCAGATATTGCTCTGAAAGTAAATGAATTCATTGCAACAAATGAATTAACGCCGATGGAAGACGTCTTGCCAAAACCTTCAACGCATCTTGAAAGAATTTTTAAATGCATCTTTGATAAAACGGGCTTAGATTTTAGCGGTTATAAGCACAAGACAATAAACCGTCGTATTGCTCGTAGAATGGCCTTTCATCGTCTCAATGGCATTGAAGACTATACGAACTTTTTAAATAAAGATGCGACTGAAGCGGAATCATTGGCCAAAGATTTTCTTATTTCAGTGACAGAGTTTTTCCGTGACCCCAAAGCATTTTCTGATTTGAAAATCATTCTGGAAGAAATTGTTGATCGTACTGAGGTGAATAATCCAATTCGTATTTGGGTTCCGGCGTGCGCTAACGGTGAAGAAGCTTATTCTATCGCCATCATTTTGCACGAATTAATGTTGCACAAACAGCTGTCGATTCCGTTCCAGATATTTGCTTCGGATATTGATGATTTCGCTTTAAATCAAGCCCGAAAAGGTTTTTATGCCGCTGCGCAAGTCGAAGGCATGGAGCCTCGAATTTTGGAGACTTTTTTCCATAAAAAAGAAGATCGATATCAGATTAGTAAAGTCATACGAGACAAAGTCGTTTTTGCTAAACAAAACGTTATCATGGACCCGCCATTTTCAAAAATGGATCTGATCAGTTGTCGAAATCTTTTAATTTATTTTTCAAATGAATTGCAGAAAATCGTATTGCAAACTTTCCATTTTGCACTGAATAAAAAAGGATTTCTATTCTTAGGGAAGTCTGAATCTGCCCTTAATAATGCGCCAGATTTGTTTGATGCTTATTTAAAGAAAAGTCAGATTTTTATTCGTAAAAGTTACGGCTTATCTCCCACGATAGACAGAATTCAAAGTGCAAACAATTATGCTCGTGCGGTCGTTGAAAAGCCGAATATATCGATTCCAAAAGAGAGACGTTCTATCTCTGCTCGAATCGATAGAATTTTACTTGACGAAATCGTTCCTGCGATCGCTTTGATCGATAAGGATGGCAATGTATTGCATATTCGTGGTGATATTTACTCTTACCTTGAGTTACCTCAAGGCTCTTTAGACGTAAACATTATGAATTTGGCAAAAGGGGATATCAAAATGGATATCCGTTCTCTTTTCTCAAAAGCAAAATTACAGGGTCACGCGACATCGCAGTCACTTTTTTATTCTGGCAAAGATCGAGAACTGTTATTTATCAACATTAAGCGAGTGGAGTTAAACGAGCAAGGCAGTTTTGGCTATTTAGTTTCGTTTTTACCTACCTTGGTTGATGATAACTTTTTCGTTAATCCTTCTGAACTGGATCCGCAACGCCAAGAGGCGCAA
Coding sequences:
- a CDS encoding FAD-dependent oxidoreductase; translated protein: MAEALPRIAIVGAGLLGRLLAFQLRADAQITLFDQDSGAAEQSAAYLAAAMLAPLAESAESSHGIMALGEESLKLWPKILQQLHEPVFFQQQGSLLVAFEQDRACLTQLQRNLKGDNYQRVDKAQIHALEPEINSRFQQGLFLPDEGQLDNRELLRVLATSLRKYASIDWHCHAKAEIQAQRLVVNGKVLQGFDWIVDCRGLGAKAQQSDLRGVRGEVLRLYAPQVTLQRPLRLMHPRYPLYIAPKANHHFVVGATQLESEDARQPTVRSTLELLSACFSVHSGFAEAEIQYNQSGLRPAYVDNEPQMRVSGKVISLNGLYRHGYLLSPVMVDLCRNYLLGNRLNPLYLQQIPTILQESAPEILEFA
- a CDS encoding DUF3087 family protein, with translation MFTIEPIDAIIYRRKSRNATLVMLAIFIVIGFLFASLSVHYLSEYNSNKLVLNFLGAFVGLLITAVIVKKFMADKPIMAEAMYGFRLKRNLMHVTNRLRHIQEAVQKDDPQAMKILRFYHLGLTQMHQFEQNSSALLDMEVEKRQLEQKMTHLGLELEQLSFDPEWVKHYQEDRQDD
- a CDS encoding thiazole synthase — translated: MLDIYGTQLPSRMLIGSALYPSPHVMQESIRLSGAQVVTLSLSRQNPQALGGSGGENFWNIIQSLGLHLLPNTAGCHSVKEAVTMAQMSRELFQTDWIKLELVGDDFNLQPDPIDLVKATEILLNDGFKVLPYCTDDLVIARHLVELGCKVIMPWGSPIGTGKGILNPYAIQAIRDRFPDITMIIDSGIGKPSHAMQAMEMGIDGILLNTAVAHAQNPQLMAQAFKGAIEAGRLGYEAGIMAEQASAQPSTPTLDSPFWHSA
- a CDS encoding CheR family methyltransferase, which produces MSNNNSFWVVLGASAGGLEALTEFLHSFKKVSDSYFFIAQHLDPKHPTILKDLLSRTTDMTVELLDEDITPQKGIIYIIAPGHNAVFKKDKVVLSPAAAVGPKPSIDYFLQSLASEIGEKAIVVILSGTGSDGAQGALAVKAGNGTVFAQDPKTARYRGMPEATIEIGAADLVLAPADIALKVNEFIATNELTPMEDVLPKPSTHLERIFKCIFDKTGLDFSGYKHKTINRRIARRMAFHRLNGIEDYTNFLNKDATEAESLAKDFLISVTEFFRDPKAFSDLKIILEEIVDRTEVNNPIRIWVPACANGEEAYSIAIILHELMLHKQLSIPFQIFASDIDDFALNQARKGFYAAAQVEGMEPRILETFFHKKEDRYQISKVIRDKVVFAKQNVIMDPPFSKMDLISCRNLLIYFSNELQKIVLQTFHFALNKKGFLFLGKSESALNNAPDLFDAYLKKSQIFIRKSYGLSPTIDRIQSANNYARAVVEKPNISIPKERRSISARIDRILLDEIVPAIALIDKDGNVLHIRGDIYSYLELPQGSLDVNIMNLAKGDIKMDIRSLFSKAKLQGHATSQSLFYSGKDRELLFINIKRVELNEQGSFGYLVSFLPTLVDDNFFVNPSELDPQRQEAQKHLENEIQIFKERLQTTVEELETINEEIQSTNEELQSSNEELQSTNEELQTSNEELQSTNEELSTVNQELEVKGHELEQLNSDLQNMLENMNEVVILLDSRLRVVRFTQEAKKLLGLGVSVINQTVTTIGLDIDLPNLRSELMQVLALQETKVLQATFKSKLYKIRLVPYQAETKSISGVIMFLENPYNFSELHKEPLYLKSFEMVGDDLDYALVVLDDKGVIIYANTRALNVVGFHSSELIYKNIDILMPKSLQNSDKNYLEAYLSKNETGKTSVWRDVSFKKKSGERILLKFKTEALTFEDKTHYIGKILTPEEYSKRYFPVLTTD
- the thiC gene encoding phosphomethylpyrimidine synthase ThiC, producing the protein MSSTENSLNRKATDRRERRAAAEAFIQNVSGQSFPSSKKIYVPGKLHAIQVGMRQISLSDTYVSGPEDNPVLEKNEPINVYDTSGAYTDPSVQIDVYQGLPKLRAAWVAERGDTEILDSVTSKFTQERMANAGLDHIRFENLPPVRRAQPGKNVTQMHYARQGIITPEMEYIAIRENMQRAEVREQMITQQHPGQSFGASIPKDITPEFVRDEVARGRAVIPCNINHPESEPMIIGRNFLIKVNANIGNSSVGSSIAEEVEKLVWATKWGADTVMDLSTGRNIHETREWIMRNSPVPIGTVPIYQALEKVNGIAEDLTWEIFRDTLIEQAEQGVDYFTIHAGVLLRYVPMTAKRVTGIVSRGGSIMAKWCLAHHQENFLYTHFEEICEIMKAYDVSFSLGDGLRPGSIADANDAAQFAELETLGELTKIAWQHDVQVIIEGPGHIPLHMIKENVEKQLEVCGEAPFYTLGPLTTDIAPGYDHITSGIGAANIGWYGCAMLCYVTPKEHLGLPNKEDVKEGLMAYKIAAHAGDLAKGHPGAQIRDNALSKARFEFRWVDQFNLGLDPERAREYHDETIPQESGKVAHFCSMCGPKFCSMKISQEVRDYAAEQEAAGQITEISLDEIKQGMKQKSQEFIQSGSEIYQKEA
- a CDS encoding porin — protein: MKKTLLLASIAAAFTTPAMAENTIYGDFRASVLTGDMAGATDSAFVNNASRIGIKGSQGEGDLKAIYHIEMGANNDAATTPLTSRFYFAGLQGSMGKLIYGRLSTPYKMTGVKQDPFYDTSAGTANGGSNYGSSNLINGFSENSFAYYSPKMGGLTFNASYSMSETAGVDAGAGVGVEYAAGGMKFGVNHMMLDKNGTTPVAGSANIDSATRVYAGANMGALNVNLSYEMLDDAGDTTLTQINATYNATKSMKLAASYGMVDSDNAAATGRHADGDNITVGAFYNVLPKTTVHALYTNTDFTSAAQTDRDGVALGVKQAF
- the thiS gene encoding sulfur carrier protein ThiS → MKIILNGEARQLSEPCSLEMALQSCAPNVRNVPFVVMLNKEFIPRSQYANSELKEGDELEIIGAIQGG
- a CDS encoding tetratricopeptide repeat protein, whose product is MNSLSQVFFTSSRQPHKRAQRLTQSVLAACITFAGSNAYAFNQNACLQTFQGEALEVCKAAIQGNPQARYQLARVYGDAVNSNMVDYEQSFFWHRELSRQVLNENLQDPVYSLALYNTGVMYSDGVGVQQNVKNAVFWFEKAAQRGEPLAMTRLAMIYQSGAPQVKADFKQAQNWLEKAVAKDNAQAKVIMSKWILEGKINKPEIQAIDLLKASAIQKSPQGSFALGNMYATGYKTVIKQDLIEAKKLYSIACSQYMLDACKRYHDIDTTGKILP
- a CDS encoding response regulator, with translation MKNKKTILVIDDDEVMLEVLKSKLEDDFDVILSLSAESALEVLENTVPDMIVLDISMPEMDGFTLCRILKHNPELSHIPVMFMTASEEAYSMIRAFQVGGVDFMVKPVNPVELEVRITLHIAHAEEKVALIEQNIEQREEIEFLYKELSKNDKLMRDTSKGQNQSFVDKANFQQRMNETTEKNQQALMKLNDLIRKQEALIEATKKTMRM